The genome window CGCATCACCCCGGGCGAGGTCGTCGCCCCGGACGAGCGGCTCGCGTGGCCACAGACCATCGGCGTCGGCATCCAGCACGTGATGGCCATGTTCGGCGCCACCGTACTCGTGCCCACCATCACCGGCTTCCCCGTGACCGCATCCCTGTTCTTCTCAGGCGTGGGCACTCTGCTGTTCCTGATCATCACCGCCGGCAGGGTCCCCTCCTACCTCGGCAGTTCGTTCGCGTTCATCGCGCCCATCAGCGCGGCGATGAGCCAACACGGCATCGGCGGGGCCCTCGGCGGCGTCCTCGTCTCCGGAGTCGCCCTGTTCCTCGTCGGCCTAATCGTGCAGCGGGCCGGAACCGGGTGGATCCACGCGCTCATGCCCCCGGTCGTCATGGGAACGATCGTGGCCCTGATCGGCCTGAACCTCGCCGGTTCCACCACGGAGGCCATGGTCACGGTGCCCCTGACCACCTTCTCCACCGCCCTGGCCATCGTGGTGTGCGCCGTGCTGTTCAAGGGCCTGCTGGGCCGGCTGTCCATCCTGCTCGGCATCGTCGTCGGCTACCTCGTGGCCCTGGCCCAGGGCCAGATCGACTTCAGCCCCATCGGTGAGGCAGCCGTGGTCGGCCTGCCGCCCTTCCACGCACCGGAGTTCCACTGGGACGTGCTGTTCCTCTTCCTGCCCGTGGTGCTGGTGCTCGTGGCCGAGAACATCGGCCACGTGAAGACGGTCGGGCTCATGACGAACCGCAACCTGGACTCCTCCAACGGGCGGGCCCTGATGGCCGACGGCCTGGCGACCACCCTCTCCGGCCTCGGCGGCGGCGTGGGCACCACCACCTACGCGGAGAACATCGGCGTCATGGCCTCCTCCCGCGTCTACTCCACCGCCGCCTACTGGGTGGCCGGGATCGTGGCCCTCGCCCTCGCGTTCTTCCCCCAGTTCGGCGCCCTGATCAACACCATCCCCGCGGGCGTCGCCGGAGGGGCGGGCATCATCCTCTACGGCATGATCGGCGTGATGGGGGTGCGCATCTGGGTGCAGAACCGGGTGGACTTCTCGAACACGATCAACCTGATGTCCGCCGGCGCAGGCCTCATCGTCGCGATCGCCGATCCGACCCTGGACATCGCCGGCATGCAGTTCGGCGGCATCGCCCTCGGCACCGCGACCGTGCTCGTGGTCTTCCACCTCATGACCGCCCTCGCCCGCTGGCGCGGCACCGAACCCGTGTCCGCTGATCCGGACGAGAATCCCTACGAGTCCTCCGAGCCCGGCCGCCTGGGCTGACGCGAACGGCCACGGCCGCAACGGCGAACATGCACGACGCCGATCCTCCCCCTCCGCAGGTCAGGTCCTGTTCAGCGGCGCTTGCCGCCCCTGCCGCCCTTCGACCCCTGGGACCCCTTCGATCCGCTGGCCGCGCCCTTCGACCCGCGCTTGGAATTCTTGGAGCCAGCCCCGGAGGCACGCTTGGTGCCCTTCGTGGCCGTGCCGTCACGGCCCGCAGTAGTGGCCTTGCCGCTGCGGGACGCACCGGCGGACGAGGCGCCGCCTTGAGGCGCCGCGGTGGAGGCCTGGAGGTGGTCATTCCGGGACGAGCCGGGGCGGCGGCCCTTCGCCGCGCCGACGAAGTCCTGCACGAGTTGGGAGTCCACGGCCCTTAACCAGGCCAGGCCCACGCCCCATCCGGGGTGGCCGCCGGATGCCTCCGCGGCGTCACCGCGACGTTCCAGCGGCAGCACCACCACGTCCTTGCGGCCGAACATGCGGGCCACCGAGGCGGGCAGGACCACGTGGCCCGCGCCCGTGGCCACGATCTCCACGGCCATCCGCTCGCCCGCACCCGGGATCTCCGGGGCGTCCAGCCCGTCGATCGGCGGCTCGGGGGCGAACCTCGCCGGGTCCATCCGCTCGTCCGGATCCAGCTCGGAACACGGGACGGGGCCGTCTGCTGCGGCATCCCACGCCGCCAGCAGGTGATCCTGCCCCACGCAGACCACCGGGTCCTCCTCGTAGAACCGGACCACGTGCACGTCGGCGGGATCCACGCCGCCGGAGGCGAGGAGCGCCTCGGGGGTGGAATCGAGCCGCCAGCGCAGGTAGCCCAGCTGCGGGAGCCCGCGGGGGGCGGAGCCGTCCGGGCCGGGGGCCAGGAACGCGACCTGCCCGCCGACGTCGTGCTTCACCAACTGGACCCGGCGCTCACGGGAGGTGAAGCGGTCCACCCACTTGGACGGCGAGGCGCCGGGGATGGTGGAGAGGAACAGCGTCTCCGGGACGATCTCGTCTGCTGAAGACCGCCCGGACGGGGGCGAGGACGGAGGCACCGGCGGTTACTCGACCTTGTCCTTCAGGAACCGCACGGTGCGGGACCAAGCGAGCTCAGCCTCCTCCGGGCGGTAGTTGCCCTGGGGGTTCTCGTCATTGTGGAAGGCGTGCGGGGCGTCGTAGAAGAAGTACTCGACCTCGGCACCGGACTCGTCCCGGATCTGCTGCTCCTGGGCGCGTGCGTCCTCGGGCGGGAACATGGAGTCCTGTTCGGCGTAGTGGCCTTGAACAGCAGCCCTCACACCGGCGTAGGCCTGCGGGACGGCCTGGCCGACTCCATAGAAGGGCACCGCTGCAGAGACCTTGGCACCCTGGTCAGCGGCCAGTGCGAGTACGAACCCGCCACCCATGCAGAACCCGACAGTGCCGACGGTCTTCGAGGTGACCGAGTCCAGGGACAGCAGGTAGCCGACGGCCCCGGCCAGCTGGCGGGCCCCCTCCTCCGCGGGGAGGTTCTGCATCATCTCGCCGGCCTCCTCGCCATCATGGGCGACCCAACCGCCGAACAGGTCCGGGGCCAGGGCGGTGAAGCCCTCCGCAGCCAGCCGATCGCAGACGTCCCGCATGTGGTCCGTGAGGCCCCACCATTCCTGGATGACGATGACGCCGGGGCCGGACCCGGATTCGGGGGTGGCCAGGTAGCCGTGGCCTCGATGGTCGCCGCCCTCGGTACCCTCCTTCTCCGGCAGGGTGAAGGTGGTGTTCTGGTGCGGGGTCTTTCCGGCCATTGGTCCTCCTTGGATCCGCGGATGAAGCTGGTATCGGTCACGGTCAGTCTAGGCGTGCCTTCAGACCCGACAAGTAGAGATACTGGGGCTTCCAGCAGCCGCCCGTCTAGCCCTTACCCGGAGGGCCGGTGCCGGTCTGCCATGACAGCACTGGAGGATCGCACCATGCCTGCTTCATCTGCTCCCAGTACCCCAGCCCGCTTGGCGGCCGAGTTCCTCGGCACCTTCGTCCTCGTCTTCGGCGGTTGCGGTACCGCCGTCTTCGCCGCCCAGGTCATGGACGATGCCGCCGGCGTGAACATGGGCGTCGGCTTCCTCGGCGTCGCCCTCGCCTTCGGCCTGACCGTGGTGGTCATGGCCTACGCAGTGGGACACGTCTCCGGCGGCCACTTCAACCCCGCCGTCACGCTGGGCACCGCCCTGGCGGGCCGCACCAAGTGGTCCGACGTCGGCCCCTACATGCTGATCCAGGTCCTCGGCGCCACGGTGGCCGGCGGCGTCCTGCTGGCGATCGCCTCCGGGAAGGCCGGATTCGACGCCCAGGAGTCCGGATTCGCCACCAACGGCTACGGGGAGCGTTCACCGGACGGCTACACGATGCTGTCCGTGCTGCTGATCGAGGTCGTCCTGACCGCCGTGTTCCTCTACGTCATCCTCGGTGTCACGGACCGCCGTGCCCCGGCCGGCTTCGGTCCGCTGGCGATCGGCCTGTCCCTGACCCTGATCCACCTGATCTCCATCCCGGTGTCCAACACCTCCGTGAACCCGGCCCGCTCCCTCGGCGTGGCCTGGTTCGCCGGCGGTGAGGCACTGGGTCAGGTATGGCTGTTCATCCTGGCCCCGCTCGTGGGCGCTGCCATCGCCGGGCTGACCTACCACCTGCTGTTCCCCGACCGCGGAGACGTCAACGCTGACATCGCCGGGCGGGAAGCCAACGACGCCACCGCCTGAGCCGTTGCCTGCCGCGCCAGATCGCCTCCAGAGGTCAAAAGCGCCCCGTTGTCCCGGATGATCTCCGGGACGACGGGGCGCTCTGGCCTGCAGTCGCAGGCGGGGGTGTGCTCAGGCTCAGGCCTGGGCGCCCTCTTCGGCCGGCAGGACGAAGGAGGCGTCGATCTGGATCTTGACGGCGTCCGAGACGAGCACGCCACCGGCCGCGGCCTGCAGCGGGGCGTTCCAGGTGATGCCGAAGTCCTTGCGGGAGATCTCACCGGCGGCCTCGAAGCCGGCGCGGGTCATGCCGAAGGCGTCGACGGTCTGGCCGCCGAACTCCGCCTTGAGCTCGACCGGGTTGGTGACGCCCTTGATGGTCAGGTTGCCCACGAGGGTGAACTCCTGCGGATCATTGCCGGCGGCGCGGACCTCGGTGGAGACGAAGGTCATGTTCGGGTGGGCCTCGGTCTCGAAGAAGTCGGCGGCCTTGATGTGGGCATCGCGGTCCGGCTGGCCGGTGTCCACCGAGTTGGCGTCGATGGTGATGTTCACGTTCGAGGCGGTGGCGTCATCGGCCACGACCAGCGATCCCTCAACGGCGTTGAAGGTGCCGCGGACCTTGGAGATGCCGGCGTGGCGGACCGTGAAGTCCACATCGGTGTGGGTGGCGTCCAGGTTCCAGGTTCCGGGGGTCAATGCGGTCATGAGGGGTCTCCTTGCGTTGAAAGCGGTGGCGTCCGGACCGCAGCCCGTCCGTTCCACCAATATTGGTTGAACGTTCAATAGAACCACGGCCGGCCCGGAACTATTCCCCGCACCGGCATGAACTTCGGATGAACGGATCGAGGCGCCCCCGCGGACAGCGACCGACGGCGGCCATCCTGCCCCGCATGGCGCCGGGCCTCCCACCCCACCTGACGTCGAGTCTCCTGACATCCACGCGTCCAACTGGCCCCCGAGGGCCGGTCGTTTGGATAGGCTCAAGACGACCCTTCGACCAACACGGCAGCCAACCCCGGTGCCCGCCTGCGCATCCGGACCGCGGCTCGCCGTGTTCAATCCCTCGACAACCTGCATTGGGAGTACTTGTGAAGATTGCGATCCTCGGCGGCGACGGCTTCTGCGGCTGGCCCGCTTCCCTGCACCTCTCGGACCAGGGCCATGAGGTCACCATCGTGGACAACTTCTCCCGGCGCGTGATCGACGAGGAGCTAGAGGCCGAGTCCCTGACCCCGATCCGATCGCTCACTGAACGCCGAGCGGCCTGGAAGCAGGTCTCCGGCCGGGAGATCGGCTTCGCCTTCATCGACGTGGCGCAGGACTACGAGGGACTGCTGGAGTTCTTCCGCACCGAGCGCCCCGATGCCGTGGTTCACTTCGCCGAGCAGCGGGCAGCGCCCTATTCCATGAAGTCCTCGAAGAACAAGCGCTACACCGTGGACAACAATGTGAACGCCACGCACCATGTGCTGAGCGCGATCGTCGAGTCCGGAGTGGACATCCACCTGGTCCACCTCGGCACCATGGGCGTCTACGGCTACGGCACCGCCGGCATGAAGATCCCCGAGGGCTACCTGGACATCGAGGTCACCGCGGACGGCGAGGCGAACGGCCCGTCCGACCCGCCGGCCGAACCGCGGCGCATCGAACAGCAGATCCTGTATCCGAGCAATCCAGGCTCGATCTACCACCTGACCAAGGTCCTGGACCAGCACCTCTTCGCCTACTACGTGAAGAACGACTCGGTGCGGATCACCGACCTGCACCAGGGCATCATCTGGGGCACCCACACGGCCCAGACCCAGCTCGACGAGCGCCTGATCAACCGCTTCGACTATGACGGCGACTACGGCACCGTGCTGAACCGCTTCCTCATGCAGGCCGCCGTGGGCCATCCGCTCACAGTGCACGGCACGGGCGGCCAGACGCGCGCGTTCATCCACCTGCAGGACATGGTCCGCTGCGTGCAGATCGCCCTGGAGAACCCGCCGGCCGCGGGCGATCGCGTCAAGATCTTCAACCAGATGACCGAGACCCACCGCGTGCGGGACCTGGCCGAGATGATCGGCAAGATCACCGGCGCCGAGGTGGCTATGGTGCCGAACCCGCGCAAGGAGTCGGCCGAGAACGACCTGCACGTCGTCAACGACACCTTCCTGGACCTCGGACTCCACCCGACCACCCTGTCCGAGGGGCTGCTGCTCGAGGTCGAGCAGATCGCCGAGAAGTACCGGGACCGCGCGGACCTGTCCAAGATCCCCGCCACCTCGCTCTGGACCGCCGACCAGCAGGCCGGCGTCCCGGACGCGGCCCCGGCCGGGCCGGCGTCGCCCCCGGTTCCGGCTTCGGATCCCGTTCCCAGCGCTGTGCCGAACGCTGTTCCGGATCATGCCCCGGTGAAGTAGCGGGAGCGGACACTGCACATGCGCATCGCGATGTTCACCGAGGTCTTCCTGCCGAAGATCGATGGCGTGGTGACCCGCGTGGTGCGCACCCTGGAACAGCTGGAGGCGATGGGGCATGAGGTCCTGCTCTTCGCGCCCGGTGAGCCACCGGCCGAGTACGCCGGGCATGAGGTGGTCAAGGTGCGGAGCTTCTCGCTGCGCTACCTGTACCCGGAGTTGAAGGTGGGAGTCCCGACGCCGGCCATCGCCCGGCGGGTGGAGGCCTTCCGGCCGCACGTGGTCCACACCGTCAACCCGATCTGGCTGGCCGCCTACGGCGTACTCTCGGCCGGGCGGCGGGACCTGCCCCAGTTGGCGAGCTTCCACACTGACGTGCCCAAGTACACGGAATCACTGCGCGTGGGCTGGGCCCGGCACCCCCTCGAGTCCTGGATCCAACTCCTCCACAACAAGGCCGAGGTGAACCTGTGCACCTCCGGGCCCATGGTGGACCGGGCCCGTGAAGTCGGCATCCAGCGGGTGGACCTATGGCCGAAGGGCGTGGACACGGTCGGCTACCACCCCTCCAAGGCCACGGAACGGATGCGGGAGAAGCTGACCGCAGGCCACCCCGAGGCCCCCCTGGTGGTCTACGTGGGGCGCATGAGCCGGGAGAAGGACCTCGACCAGCTGGTGGAACCGATGCGCCGGGTCCGCGAGCAGGTCCCCGGTGCCCGGCTGGCCATGGTGGGCTCGGGGCCGCACGTGAACGAGCTGAAGAAGATGTTCGACCCGGCCTACACCGTGTTCACGGGCTACCTGTCCGGCGCGGACCTCGCCGCCGCGTATGCCAGCGCGGACATCTTCGCCTTCCCGTCCACCACGGAGACCCTGGGCCTGGTGGCCCTGGAGTCCATGGCCTCCGCGGTGCCCGTGGTCGGAGCCCGTGCCGGCGGCATCCCCTTCGTGATCGACGACGGCGGCACCGGCTTCCTGGTCGACCCCGGCGATGTGGACGGCTGGGTGGACCGCCTGGCGCGCCTGCTCGGGAACCGCGGGCTCCGGACCTCGATGGGTAAGGCGGCCCGCGCCGAAGCCGAGCGGCATTCCTGGCGTGCCGCCACCGAGGCCCTCGTGGGCTTCTACGAGCAGGCGATCGAAACGCACTGGAGCAGCACCCACCGGGAGCTCAACGGCCCCTTCCTGGACCGCTTCGCCAAGCCGATGCCGCGGGCGCTGGACTGAGAAACCCCGGGGAACAGTGAAGGCCCCGGATCCATGATCCGGGGCCTTCACTGTATTGACTCGCGTGCGCGAGGGGGGACTTGAACCCCCACGTCCTTTCGAACACTGGCACCTGAAGCCAGCGCGTCTGCCAATTCCGCCACTCGCGCGAGGTTTTGGTCTGTCTTCCCGGTCGAAAGGCCTGTATGGAATCCTTCGTACCGGTCAGAACAGCAGGATCTATCCTATCCCCACCGTGACGGATTCCCAAATCGAAGACCAAGCGAAGACCAATCGAGGGCACTTCGAGCGCCTGAGTCCGGCCTGGGAGACCGCATTGAAACCGCATTGAAACCCGCCCCCGGCCTGTTCCTCACGGTTTGCTCCTGCGTGCCGCGTACTATCGACACAGACATCTGCCGAAAGGAGTACCCCCGCGTGGGTCTTCTGGATAACCTCGAGCGCGGCCTGGAGAAGGCTGTGCAGTCAGCCTTCTCGGCCGGCGGCTCCCGAGCAGTCAAGCCGGTCGAGATCGCCAACGCCCTGAGACTGACCATGGACGACGAGGCCGTGGTCCTCTCCGAGGGCCGCACTTTCGTGCCCAACGTCTTCATCATCCGCTTCTCCACCCCGGACTTCGAGCTGGCCCGGAAATGGGGCTCCGCCCTCGCGGAGGAACTCTGCGACGAGGCCATCCGGCATGCCCGGGACCAGGGTTACACCCTGCATGGCCCGGTCCGCGTCACCTTCGTGGAGGAGGCGTCGCTGCGCGCCGGCAAACTGGACATCGAGTCCGCCTCGGACCGCTCCGGCGGTTCGGACCAGATGCACGACGCCGGCTCCTCGCCCACCGGGACCGGCTCGGCCGCCGTCGTGTCCCAGGCTCCGGTGGACCGGAACGCGCCCGTCCCGCCGGTGCCACCCGTGGCCTCACCCCCGGCACCCCGGCCCACGCCGGCCGCGTCGGCGGAGGCAGTCCGGCGGACACCGAGCCCGTCCCCCCAGCGCCCGGCCCAGCCGTCCCGACCGGCCACCCCACCACTGCAGCCCGTGCTCGAGATCGACGGCCGCAAGTACGGCATCAACGCCGATTCGATCGTGCTCGGCCGTTCCGCCGATGCGGACATCCTGGTGGAAGACACGGGCGTCTCCCGCCGCCACCTGGAGATCATCACCCGGGGCAGCACCGTCATGGCGGTGGACCTGGGATCCACGAACGGGATCTACGTCAACGACCGTAAAGTGGACGGCTCCACCGTGCTGCGGCACGGTGACCGAATCACGATGGGACGTGTTGCCATGGTCTTCAGGATGCTGCCCGCGCGGGACACGCCGGGCCAGGGAGGAGCCTCATGAGTGAACTTGCCGTGGCCGCCCTGCGGCTGGGCCTGCTGCTGGTCATGTGGATCCTTATCATCTCGATCGTCTCCTCCCAGGGACGGGATCTCATGGTCGGCGCCCGCAACAAGGTCCGTCCCCGCGGCAAGAACCCAGCGCCCGTCGCCGCCGGTGCGGCCGCCGGTACGGTCGGCAGCCCCAGTGGTGGTGCACCCGCCTCCGGGACCGGTGGTCAGAGCACCGGCCAGCAACAGGCCCGGCCGCTGCCGACGCGGCTCCAGGTCACCGAGGGCCCACTCCAGGGCTCCGTCGTCGAACTGCACGGATCACCGCTCCTGCTCGGGCGCGCCCAAGAGGCTGACCTGGTGCTGGACGACGACTACGTCTCGGGCCGTCATGCCCGCCTGTTCCCCCAGGGCTCGCGCTGGTTCCTTGAGGACCTCGGCTCCACCAACGGCACCTACGTGTCCGGCTCCCAGCTGACCCGCACCGTGGCCGTGGACCCGGGCACCCCGATCCGGATCGGCAAGACCGTCCTGGAACTGAGGTCCTGACGCCGATGCCTTTGGTCCTCCGCTTCGCTGCGCGATCCGATGTGGGCAGGGTCAGGTCGAAGAACGACGACTCTGCCTATGCCGGATTACACCTTGCCGTCGTGGCCGACGGCATGGGCGGGCACGTCGGGGGTGACGTGGCCAGCGCCTCCACGGTGCTGGACCTGGCCCCCCTGGACGCCACCGGCTATGCCAGTCCGGAGACCGTGCTGCCGGACGAGATCCAGAACGCGAACCTGATCCTCAACGACCTGGTCCATGCCAGTCCCAAACTCGCCGGCATGGGGACCACGTGCACGGCGATGTTACTCGCCGGGCGGACCATCCACGTGGCGCACATCGGAGACTCCCGGGCCTACCGGCTCAAGGACGACACCTTCGAGCAGATCAGCATCGACCACACCTTCGTGCAGCGACTCGTGGACGAGGGACGGCTGGACCCCGCCGAGGCCGAGTCGCATCCGCACAAGAACGTGCTCATGCGGGTGCTCGGCGACGTGGATGCCTCCCCGGAGCTCGATATCTCGGCTGTGGACGCCGCACCCGGCGAGCGCTGGCTGCTGTGCTCCGATGGGCTGACAGCCGTGGTGCCGTCCTCCGTGATCGAGCAGAAGCTGCGCCACCGGAGCGATCTTCAGGCCGTGGCCGATGAACTGGTCGAGCTGACCTTGGCCGGCGGTGCCCCGGACAACGTCACCGTCGTGGCCCTGGAGGTGGACGAGGCCACCGAGGCCGAGGCGGCCCTGCCCTCGCCCGCCCACCTCTCCGACCAGGCCCTCGCCGCCGCTACGCCCGGCGAGGCCGGCCCCGTCTCCGCCTCCCTGCTGCGGGAGGATCTGGAGTCACGGCCCCACGTCCTCGTCGGTGCCGCCGACCTGGCAACCCAGACCGGCAAGATCCCGATCGTCACCCGCCGCAGCACCCAGAAGCGAGCAGCCGCTCTGTTGACCGGCGCGGCCAGCCACGGTGCCCAGGCCGAGGGCGCCCTGCCCGACCCGCTGGCGGTCTCCGCCGCCTCGGAGCTCATCGAGGGCCACCGTGGCCCGGTCGATGGCTCGGATGACGGTCTCGGTGGCGACTCGGATTCCGGCGGGCACGAACCGGAGGAAACGCGGGACGGGACACGGGCAGAGGGGCGGCCGCGCCGGCGTCGTTCCGTCTTCATCCCGGTCTTCACCGCCCTCTTGGCGCTGATCTTCGCCGTGCT of Citricoccus sp. K5 contains these proteins:
- a CDS encoding uracil-xanthine permease family protein, coding for MGWHLHGDGRRITPGEVVAPDERLAWPQTIGVGIQHVMAMFGATVLVPTITGFPVTASLFFSGVGTLLFLIITAGRVPSYLGSSFAFIAPISAAMSQHGIGGALGGVLVSGVALFLVGLIVQRAGTGWIHALMPPVVMGTIVALIGLNLAGSTTEAMVTVPLTTFSTALAIVVCAVLFKGLLGRLSILLGIVVGYLVALAQGQIDFSPIGEAAVVGLPPFHAPEFHWDVLFLFLPVVLVLVAENIGHVKTVGLMTNRNLDSSNGRALMADGLATTLSGLGGGVGTTTYAENIGVMASSRVYSTAAYWVAGIVALALAFFPQFGALINTIPAGVAGGAGIILYGMIGVMGVRIWVQNRVDFSNTINLMSAGAGLIVAIADPTLDIAGMQFGGIALGTATVLVVFHLMTALARWRGTEPVSADPDENPYESSEPGRLG
- a CDS encoding dienelactone hydrolase family protein, producing the protein MAGKTPHQNTTFTLPEKEGTEGGDHRGHGYLATPESGSGPGVIVIQEWWGLTDHMRDVCDRLAAEGFTALAPDLFGGWVAHDGEEAGEMMQNLPAEEGARQLAGAVGYLLSLDSVTSKTVGTVGFCMGGGFVLALAADQGAKVSAAVPFYGVGQAVPQAYAGVRAAVQGHYAEQDSMFPPEDARAQEQQIRDESGAEVEYFFYDAPHAFHNDENPQGNYRPEEAELAWSRTVRFLKDKVE
- the aqpZ gene encoding aquaporin Z; this translates as MPASSAPSTPARLAAEFLGTFVLVFGGCGTAVFAAQVMDDAAGVNMGVGFLGVALAFGLTVVVMAYAVGHVSGGHFNPAVTLGTALAGRTKWSDVGPYMLIQVLGATVAGGVLLAIASGKAGFDAQESGFATNGYGERSPDGYTMLSVLLIEVVLTAVFLYVILGVTDRRAPAGFGPLAIGLSLTLIHLISIPVSNTSVNPARSLGVAWFAGGEALGQVWLFILAPLVGAAIAGLTYHLLFPDRGDVNADIAGREANDATA
- a CDS encoding YceI family protein yields the protein MTALTPGTWNLDATHTDVDFTVRHAGISKVRGTFNAVEGSLVVADDATASNVNITIDANSVDTGQPDRDAHIKAADFFETEAHPNMTFVSTEVRAAGNDPQEFTLVGNLTIKGVTNPVELKAEFGGQTVDAFGMTRAGFEAAGEISRKDFGITWNAPLQAAAGGVLVSDAVKIQIDASFVLPAEEGAQA
- a CDS encoding NAD-dependent epimerase/dehydratase family protein; amino-acid sequence: MKIAILGGDGFCGWPASLHLSDQGHEVTIVDNFSRRVIDEELEAESLTPIRSLTERRAAWKQVSGREIGFAFIDVAQDYEGLLEFFRTERPDAVVHFAEQRAAPYSMKSSKNKRYTVDNNVNATHHVLSAIVESGVDIHLVHLGTMGVYGYGTAGMKIPEGYLDIEVTADGEANGPSDPPAEPRRIEQQILYPSNPGSIYHLTKVLDQHLFAYYVKNDSVRITDLHQGIIWGTHTAQTQLDERLINRFDYDGDYGTVLNRFLMQAAVGHPLTVHGTGGQTRAFIHLQDMVRCVQIALENPPAAGDRVKIFNQMTETHRVRDLAEMIGKITGAEVAMVPNPRKESAENDLHVVNDTFLDLGLHPTTLSEGLLLEVEQIAEKYRDRADLSKIPATSLWTADQQAGVPDAAPAGPASPPVPASDPVPSAVPNAVPDHAPVK
- a CDS encoding glycosyltransferase family 1 protein — its product is MRIAMFTEVFLPKIDGVVTRVVRTLEQLEAMGHEVLLFAPGEPPAEYAGHEVVKVRSFSLRYLYPELKVGVPTPAIARRVEAFRPHVVHTVNPIWLAAYGVLSAGRRDLPQLASFHTDVPKYTESLRVGWARHPLESWIQLLHNKAEVNLCTSGPMVDRAREVGIQRVDLWPKGVDTVGYHPSKATERMREKLTAGHPEAPLVVYVGRMSREKDLDQLVEPMRRVREQVPGARLAMVGSGPHVNELKKMFDPAYTVFTGYLSGADLAAAYASADIFAFPSTTETLGLVALESMASAVPVVGARAGGIPFVIDDGGTGFLVDPGDVDGWVDRLARLLGNRGLRTSMGKAARAEAERHSWRAATEALVGFYEQAIETHWSSTHRELNGPFLDRFAKPMPRALD
- a CDS encoding DUF3662 and FHA domain-containing protein, producing MGLLDNLERGLEKAVQSAFSAGGSRAVKPVEIANALRLTMDDEAVVLSEGRTFVPNVFIIRFSTPDFELARKWGSALAEELCDEAIRHARDQGYTLHGPVRVTFVEEASLRAGKLDIESASDRSGGSDQMHDAGSSPTGTGSAAVVSQAPVDRNAPVPPVPPVASPPAPRPTPAASAEAVRRTPSPSPQRPAQPSRPATPPLQPVLEIDGRKYGINADSIVLGRSADADILVEDTGVSRRHLEIITRGSTVMAVDLGSTNGIYVNDRKVDGSTVLRHGDRITMGRVAMVFRMLPARDTPGQGGAS
- a CDS encoding FHA domain-containing protein, which encodes MSELAVAALRLGLLLVMWILIISIVSSQGRDLMVGARNKVRPRGKNPAPVAAGAAAGTVGSPSGGAPASGTGGQSTGQQQARPLPTRLQVTEGPLQGSVVELHGSPLLLGRAQEADLVLDDDYVSGRHARLFPQGSRWFLEDLGSTNGTYVSGSQLTRTVAVDPGTPIRIGKTVLELRS
- a CDS encoding PP2C family serine/threonine-protein phosphatase, whose amino-acid sequence is MPLVLRFAARSDVGRVRSKNDDSAYAGLHLAVVADGMGGHVGGDVASASTVLDLAPLDATGYASPETVLPDEIQNANLILNDLVHASPKLAGMGTTCTAMLLAGRTIHVAHIGDSRAYRLKDDTFEQISIDHTFVQRLVDEGRLDPAEAESHPHKNVLMRVLGDVDASPELDISAVDAAPGERWLLCSDGLTAVVPSSVIEQKLRHRSDLQAVADELVELTLAGGAPDNVTVVALEVDEATEAEAALPSPAHLSDQALAAATPGEAGPVSASLLREDLESRPHVLVGAADLATQTGKIPIVTRRSTQKRAAALLTGAASHGAQAEGALPDPLAVSAASELIEGHRGPVDGSDDGLGGDSDSGGHEPEETRDGTRAEGRPRRRRSVFIPVFTALLALIFAVLLLWGYLWTQTQYYVGAQDGRVAIYNGVSQRLGPIQLSHLDSETDVALEDLPAYSRQRVESGLPARDLEHAQQIVADLENSVTPDPPATPSPSPSETPSDSPSGTSSGSPTSTPPSTPPGGDR